In the Campylobacter sp. RM6914 genome, one interval contains:
- the rpmE gene encoding 50S ribosomal protein L31: protein MKKEIHPEYVECTVTCACGNTFKTKSNKSEIRIDICSECHPFFTGSEKIVDSAGRVEKFKKKYALN from the coding sequence ATGAAAAAAGAGATACATCCAGAGTATGTAGAATGCACCGTGACTTGCGCTTGTGGTAACACTTTTAAGACAAAGTCAAACAAAAGTGAGATCAGAATAGACATTTGCAGTGAGTGCCATCCGTTTTTTACAGGCAGTGAAAAGATCGTAGATAGCGCTGGCCGCGTTGAGAAATTCAAGAAAAAATACGCTTTAAACTAA
- a CDS encoding alanine/glycine:cation symporter family protein, which produces MELFTELVSKVNSFVWGPYFLITLLCGTGLFFTFRLKFVQIFKFKDGWNRLFGNFSLHGEAAGKDGMSSFQSVATAVAAQVGTGNLVGASTALVMGGPGAIFWMWCAAFLGMATNFAEICLAQVYKTKDDSDHTIGGPAFYISKGIGGKLGKVLAGFFAVAIILALGFMGNMVQANSISDGFSGAFGIPQWAIGLVLAIVCAVVFIGGVKAIARVAEKVVPVMAIIYVIVGLLIVCVNFKEIPSVVSIIFEAAFNPSAAWGGAIGTSIATAMRYGIARGLFSNEAGMGSTPHAHAAAKVKHPVEQGVLGIMSVFVDTFIVLNITVFVVLSSNVVAFENGQPVFSGITLVQEAFSSHLLGHTIGYSFVAICLFFFAFTTILGWYYFAEINVRYLFGKKGVKFLQVLVVAFVFLGSLLKIKLVWELSDLFNGLMVLPNLIAVLLLSPIVVKLLEDYNAKKEYKAEDYIKIK; this is translated from the coding sequence TTGGAACTATTCACAGAACTCGTTAGTAAGGTAAATTCCTTTGTTTGGGGGCCTTATTTTTTAATAACCCTCCTATGCGGAACCGGTCTCTTTTTCACATTTAGACTAAAATTTGTTCAGATTTTTAAGTTTAAAGATGGGTGGAATCGCCTTTTTGGAAACTTCTCTTTACACGGCGAAGCAGCCGGCAAAGACGGTATGAGTTCGTTTCAGTCAGTAGCAACAGCAGTGGCCGCACAAGTTGGCACCGGCAACTTGGTTGGCGCTTCAACCGCACTTGTAATGGGCGGACCAGGTGCGATATTTTGGATGTGGTGCGCGGCGTTTTTAGGCATGGCTACAAATTTTGCCGAAATTTGTCTGGCACAAGTTTATAAAACAAAAGACGATAGCGATCACACCATAGGCGGTCCGGCATTTTACATCTCAAAAGGTATCGGCGGAAAACTTGGTAAAGTTTTAGCAGGATTTTTTGCGGTGGCTATTATTTTAGCACTTGGTTTTATGGGAAATATGGTTCAAGCTAACTCTATATCAGATGGCTTTTCGGGGGCTTTTGGTATCCCTCAATGGGCGATAGGCTTAGTTTTAGCCATAGTTTGTGCGGTAGTTTTTATAGGCGGAGTTAAGGCCATCGCAAGAGTTGCGGAAAAGGTGGTTCCTGTAATGGCTATCATATATGTCATCGTCGGTCTACTTATAGTTTGCGTAAATTTTAAAGAAATTCCATCAGTTGTAAGCATAATATTTGAAGCAGCGTTTAACCCTTCTGCCGCTTGGGGCGGCGCTATCGGTACTAGTATCGCAACTGCCATGAGATACGGCATAGCAAGAGGTTTGTTCAGTAACGAAGCTGGTATGGGCTCAACTCCTCACGCGCATGCAGCCGCTAAAGTAAAACATCCCGTAGAGCAAGGTGTTTTAGGTATCATGTCGGTTTTTGTGGATACATTTATCGTACTTAACATTACCGTCTTTGTAGTGCTTAGCTCAAACGTCGTAGCATTTGAAAACGGTCAACCGGTTTTTAGCGGTATAACCCTTGTTCAAGAGGCATTTTCATCACATCTTCTAGGACATACTATCGGGTATTCGTTTGTTGCGATTTGCCTATTTTTCTTTGCATTTACAACGATACTTGGTTGGTATTATTTTGCAGAGATAAACGTCAGATATCTTTTTGGCAAAAAAGGTGTTAAATTTTTGCAAGTACTAGTGGTTGCTTTTGTATTTTTAGGAAGCCTGCTAAAAATAAAACTCGTTTGGGAGCTTTCTGACCTCTTTAACGGTCTTATGGTACTGCCAAACCTTATAGCTGTTTTATTACTTAGCCCGATAGTGGTTAAACTGCTAGAGGACTATAATGCTAAAAAAGAGTATAAAGCGGAAGATTACATCAAAATAAAATAA
- the coaE gene encoding dephospho-CoA kinase (Dephospho-CoA kinase (CoaE) performs the final step in coenzyme A biosynthesis.) — translation MRKFKKGIVVTGSIGSGKSTVCTLLKLHGYSVIDADEIAHEVLQSLADEISIKFKDVVKNGKVDRKKLGEIVFADKDKLSWLEELLHPKIRDEIYAKCEILEDKNIFYFVDIPLYFERKGVYECFEKVVVVYASKKELIKRVMKRNELDSKAAKSRVNLQIDIEEKRKMANFIIDNSSDLLNLEASVNKFLNDLKGKANVG, via the coding sequence ATGCGTAAATTTAAAAAAGGCATCGTTGTAACAGGCTCGATAGGATCTGGCAAAAGCACGGTTTGCACACTACTAAAACTACACGGATATAGCGTGATAGACGCTGATGAAATAGCGCACGAAGTCTTACAAAGTTTGGCTGATGAAATTTCTATAAAATTTAAAGATGTTGTTAAAAACGGCAAAGTAGATAGAAAAAAACTGGGCGAGATCGTATTTGCAGATAAAGACAAATTATCATGGCTTGAAGAGCTCTTACATCCAAAGATACGAGATGAAATTTATGCCAAGTGTGAAATTTTAGAAGATAAAAATATTTTTTATTTCGTTGATATACCGCTTTATTTTGAGCGCAAGGGCGTTTATGAGTGTTTTGAAAAAGTAGTAGTCGTTTATGCTTCAAAAAAAGAGCTTATAAAAAGAGTAATGAAAAGAAACGAGCTTGATAGCAAAGCGGCAAAATCACGTGTAAATCTGCAAATAGACATCGAAGAAAAACGAAAAATGGCAAATTTTATTATAGACAATAGCTCAGACTTGTTAAATCTAGAGGCAAGTGTAAATAAATTCTTAAACGATCTAAAAGGTAAAGCAAATGTTGGTTAG
- the purM gene encoding phosphoribosylformylglycinamidine cyclo-ligase, which translates to MITYKDAGVDIDAGNEFVNAIKPHVKSTFTPLVLGGIGSFSGAIKLPSGYKNPAILGATDGVGTKLRLAIDANRLDKVGEDLVAMCVNDLICNFATPLFFLDYYATAKLDINSAEVVVKGIAEGCKKASCALIGGETAEMPSMYEKGDFDLAGFAVGMAEIDEIDRAKFVKKGDKLLALSSSGLHSNGYSLARKVVESKGLKFDDKLGDKNLIDLLLEPTRIYVPEFLKLKDKLNALAHITGGGLVENLPRVFPVGLGAKINVDAIKRPEIYSIFDGVVEQAELYRTFNMGVGMVLVVSPENVKFILEDSDAYEIGEVVEGSGVELI; encoded by the coding sequence ATGATAACATATAAAGACGCTGGTGTTGATATTGATGCAGGAAATGAGTTTGTCAATGCGATAAAACCTCATGTTAAATCAACCTTTACTCCGTTGGTTTTGGGTGGTATCGGCTCGTTTTCAGGAGCTATCAAACTACCAAGCGGCTATAAAAATCCTGCCATTTTAGGCGCAACCGATGGTGTTGGCACAAAGCTTAGGCTTGCCATAGATGCAAATCGCCTTGATAAAGTAGGTGAGGATCTAGTCGCAATGTGCGTAAACGACCTGATATGCAACTTTGCTACGCCGTTGTTTTTTCTTGATTATTACGCTACGGCAAAGCTTGATATAAATTCAGCCGAAGTCGTAGTTAAGGGTATTGCAGAAGGTTGCAAGAAGGCAAGTTGTGCTTTAATAGGCGGCGAAACGGCAGAGATGCCCTCGATGTATGAAAAAGGTGATTTTGACCTGGCCGGATTTGCTGTTGGCATGGCTGAGATAGACGAGATAGATAGAGCAAAATTTGTAAAAAAAGGCGATAAGCTTTTAGCGCTTAGCTCAAGTGGGCTTCATTCAAACGGTTACTCATTGGCAAGAAAAGTAGTTGAAAGCAAAGGGTTAAAATTTGACGATAAATTGGGAGATAAAAATTTAATCGACCTTTTACTGGAGCCAACTAGAATTTATGTGCCTGAATTTTTAAAACTAAAAGATAAACTAAACGCTCTAGCTCACATCACAGGCGGTGGTTTGGTTGAAAATTTACCTCGTGTTTTCCCTGTAGGACTTGGTGCAAAGATAAATGTAGACGCTATCAAGCGACCTGAAATTTACTCGATATTTGATGGAGTTGTAGAACAAGCAGAGCTTTATCGCACATTTAATATGGGCGTAGGCATGGTGCTTGTAGTAAGCCCTGAAAATGTGAAATTTATACTTGAGGATTCTGACGCTTATGAGATAGGCGAAGTCGTAGAAGGTAGCGGCGTAGAGCTTATCTAA
- a CDS encoding replication-associated recombination protein A, whose translation MFALKFRPKTLDEICGQEDIVRVFKKFIENEKIPHSMFYGLAGCGKTSFARAVASLMKYDFYEFDGGNLKIDEFRKILKNYENALVKPLFFIDEIHRLSKTQQEALLIPMENYRAIIIGASTENPFFTLSSGIRSRSMLFEFKPLSSKDFDKLLKRVQEEVKFNIDKEAKEYLFKSSGGDARSLLNLLEFALSIDINITLDNLKTLRANTVSEGISEDDTHYHLASALIKSLRGSDENAAIYYLARLIDAGESADFIARRMVILASEDIGNANPNALNLAVSTLNAVSKIGYPEARIILAQCAVYLAHSPKSNSSYVAINSALSYVKSEEKLQIPKHLINTAPEVKNYLYPHDFGGWVEQNYLTKPLKFYKSDGIGFEKTLSEWLAKIKQR comes from the coding sequence ATGTTTGCCCTTAAATTTCGCCCAAAAACCCTTGATGAGATCTGCGGTCAAGAAGATATCGTTAGGGTTTTTAAAAAATTTATAGAAAACGAAAAGATCCCCCATAGTATGTTTTACGGGCTTGCGGGATGTGGTAAAACAAGCTTTGCCAGAGCTGTTGCAAGTCTTATGAAATACGACTTTTATGAATTTGACGGCGGTAATTTAAAAATAGATGAATTTCGTAAAATTTTAAAAAACTATGAAAACGCGTTAGTTAAGCCGCTGTTTTTTATCGATGAGATTCATCGGCTAAGCAAAACACAACAAGAAGCGCTTTTGATCCCGATGGAAAATTACCGTGCTATAATTATTGGTGCAAGCACTGAAAATCCGTTCTTCACACTAAGTTCAGGCATCAGAAGTCGTTCTATGCTTTTTGAGTTTAAGCCATTAAGCTCAAAAGACTTTGACAAATTATTAAAGCGTGTGCAAGAAGAGGTAAAATTTAATATAGACAAAGAAGCAAAAGAGTATTTGTTTAAAAGCAGCGGAGGCGACGCTAGAAGCTTATTAAATTTACTCGAATTTGCGCTTAGCATAGACATAAATATAACCTTGGATAACCTAAAAACACTTAGGGCAAATACCGTTTCAGAGGGTATCAGCGAGGATGACACACACTATCATTTAGCAAGTGCGCTCATAAAAAGCCTTAGAGGTAGCGACGAAAATGCCGCCATTTATTATCTAGCAAGGTTGATTGACGCTGGAGAGAGTGCGGATTTTATCGCTAGACGTATGGTTATACTTGCTAGCGAAGATATCGGCAACGCCAATCCAAACGCCTTAAATTTAGCTGTCAGCACCCTAAATGCCGTAAGCAAAATCGGCTATCCCGAAGCCCGCATAATCCTTGCACAATGTGCCGTTTATCTAGCGCATTCACCAAAGTCAAATTCAAGCTATGTAGCGATAAATTCGGCTCTTAGTTACGTAAAAAGCGAAGAAAAACTTCAAATACCAAAACACCTAATCAACACTGCTCCCGAGGTAAAGAACTACCTTTATCCACATGATTTTGGGGGCTGGGTCGAACAAAACTACCTTACAAAACCACTTAAATTTTATAAAAGTGACGGGATCGGTTTTGAAAAAACTCTTAGCGAGTGGCTAGCTAAGATAAAACAAAGATAA
- the rsmI gene encoding 16S rRNA (cytidine(1402)-2'-O)-methyltransferase: MLYFVPTPIGNLEDISLRALSVLRSCEIVVCEDTRVSKSLVRLLNERFDAHINIQNFIPLHTHNESEFFANLTREFFDKNIAYMSDAGMPGISDPGVSLIRYAQNHNIGYEVLSGANAALLSIVASGLCEKEFVFLGFLPNTGKERTQAIQNALNLAYPCVIYESPKRILSLVNDIAKLEPEREIFAIKEATKKFETKFKSSAIKMSEILERSNLNGEWCVVISQSDNPSFETISISDINTLDIAPKAKAKLLSKITGQEVKKIYGELTK, translated from the coding sequence TTGCTTTACTTTGTTCCTACTCCGATAGGAAATTTAGAAGACATCTCGCTTCGTGCGCTTAGCGTCTTGCGCAGTTGCGAGATAGTCGTATGTGAAGATACAAGAGTAAGTAAATCTCTTGTTAGACTGCTTAATGAACGCTTTGACGCACATATCAATATACAAAATTTTATCCCACTTCATACGCACAACGAGAGCGAGTTTTTCGCAAATTTAACTCGCGAATTTTTTGATAAAAATATCGCATATATGAGCGATGCAGGTATGCCGGGCATTAGCGATCCAGGGGTTAGCCTTATAAGATACGCGCAAAATCACAACATAGGCTATGAGGTGTTAAGTGGTGCAAATGCTGCACTTTTAAGTATTGTTGCCAGCGGACTTTGCGAGAAAGAATTTGTGTTTTTGGGTTTTTTACCAAACACGGGTAAGGAGCGAACTCAAGCCATACAAAATGCCCTAAATTTAGCTTATCCATGCGTTATATATGAAAGTCCTAAACGAATTTTATCTCTTGTAAATGATATCGCAAAGCTTGAGCCTGAGCGAGAAATTTTTGCTATAAAAGAAGCAACTAAAAAATTTGAAACCAAATTTAAAAGTAGTGCTATAAAAATGTCTGAAATTTTAGAGAGATCAAACTTAAACGGCGAGTGGTGTGTCGTTATCTCGCAAAGCGATAATCCAAGTTTTGAAACCATAAGTATAAGCGATATAAACACCCTTGATATCGCTCCAAAAGCAAAAGCTAAACTACTAAGTAAAATAACCGGACAAGAGGTTAAGAAAATATACGGCGAGCTTACAAAATAA
- a CDS encoding ribonucleoside-diphosphate reductase subunit alpha — protein MKVIKRNGRTEELDISKIKKYTSEAVVGLDNVSLSELEVDAKIQFRDMITTEEIQQTLIKTAVDKIDIDRPNWTFVAARLFLYDLYHKVTGYNGYSHLREYFEKGEKAGRIVPGLKEKYDLDDLNDYIKPQRDLQFAYLGIKTLYDRYLIKDKQGKPIELPQQMFMAIAMFLAQNELDCQGWAKKFYDLISKFEVMLATPTLSNARTQRHQLSSCYIGSTPDNIEGIFDSYKEMALLSKFGGGIGWDWSKVRAMGGSIDGHKNAAGGIIPFLKITNDIAVAVDQLGTRKGAIAVYIEPWHMDVSDFLDLRKNSGEERRRAHEIFPALWINDLFMKRVQENGKWTLFDPADVSDLCELYGDEFEKKYLEYENNENIQKNTMLAKDLWKKILTSYFETGMPFLAFKDNANKANPNDHEGIIRSSNLCTEIFQNTEPNYYKIKIIYTDGEVELFDEEDDVTVDSGITKKAKKLSALDSLKGKEIFIVEKEATEGKTAVCNLASVNLSKINTPEDISRVVPIAVRMLDNVIDLNFYPHKKVKYTNLSSRSIGLGVMGEAQMIAQKGVKWGSYEHLALIDSIMENISYHTIYTSSNLAVEKGKYPTFEGSKWSKGIMPIDVANENAKALVNRGGLFDDGSCDWDKLRQKVKTDGMRNGYLMAIAPTSSISILVGTTQTIEPVYKRKWFEHNLSGMIPNVVPNLSPDTWQYYTPAYELDQRVLIKAGAVRQKWIDQGQSLNIFMSLDKASGGYLSEIYTLAWELGLKSTYYLRSESPDSEKVNNVADRSVECEGCQ, from the coding sequence ATGAAAGTAATAAAACGCAACGGAAGAACGGAAGAGTTAGATATAAGTAAGATCAAAAAATACACGAGTGAAGCGGTGGTCGGACTTGATAACGTAAGCCTTAGCGAACTCGAAGTAGATGCAAAAATTCAGTTTAGAGATATGATAACAACTGAAGAGATCCAACAAACGCTTATAAAAACCGCCGTAGACAAGATAGATATCGACCGTCCAAACTGGACATTCGTCGCTGCTAGATTATTTTTATACGATCTATACCATAAAGTAACAGGATATAATGGATATAGCCACTTAAGGGAGTATTTTGAAAAGGGTGAAAAAGCCGGTCGTATAGTGCCCGGATTAAAAGAAAAATACGACCTTGATGATCTAAATGACTACATAAAACCGCAGCGTGATTTGCAATTTGCATATCTTGGCATAAAAACACTTTACGACAGATACTTGATAAAAGATAAGCAAGGAAAACCTATAGAGCTTCCACAGCAAATGTTTATGGCCATAGCGATGTTTCTTGCCCAAAACGAACTTGACTGCCAAGGCTGGGCTAAGAAATTTTACGACCTGATAAGTAAATTTGAGGTTATGCTAGCAACCCCTACTCTATCAAACGCAAGAACACAGCGTCACCAACTAAGCTCATGCTACATCGGCTCTACTCCCGATAATATCGAGGGAATTTTTGATAGCTATAAAGAGATGGCTCTTCTTTCTAAATTTGGCGGAGGTATCGGCTGGGACTGGAGTAAGGTTCGCGCTATGGGCGGTAGCATAGATGGGCATAAAAATGCAGCAGGAGGTATCATACCTTTCTTAAAGATAACCAACGATATAGCCGTTGCAGTCGATCAGCTAGGCACTAGAAAAGGCGCTATCGCCGTTTATATCGAGCCTTGGCACATGGATGTTAGCGACTTTTTAGACCTTCGTAAAAACTCGGGCGAAGAAAGACGCAGGGCGCATGAAATTTTCCCTGCGCTTTGGATAAATGATCTCTTTATGAAAAGAGTGCAAGAAAACGGCAAATGGACACTTTTTGACCCGGCTGACGTGAGCGATCTTTGCGAGCTTTACGGAGATGAGTTTGAGAAAAAATACCTAGAGTATGAAAACAACGAAAATATCCAAAAAAATACCATGCTAGCAAAAGATCTTTGGAAAAAGATACTAACTAGCTATTTTGAGACAGGCATGCCGTTTTTAGCGTTTAAAGACAATGCAAACAAAGCTAATCCAAACGACCACGAAGGCATAATTAGAAGCTCGAATTTATGTACTGAAATTTTTCAAAACACCGAGCCAAACTATTATAAGATCAAAATCATCTATACAGATGGCGAAGTAGAACTATTTGACGAAGAAGACGATGTTACGGTAGATAGCGGCATAACAAAAAAAGCTAAGAAACTTAGTGCGCTTGATAGCCTAAAAGGTAAAGAAATCTTTATCGTAGAAAAAGAGGCAACCGAAGGCAAAACAGCAGTTTGTAACCTAGCAAGCGTAAATTTAAGCAAGATAAATACGCCTGAAGATATATCAAGAGTAGTTCCGATAGCGGTTAGGATGCTTGATAACGTAATCGATCTAAATTTCTACCCACACAAAAAAGTAAAATACACAAATTTAAGCAGTAGATCTATAGGGCTTGGTGTAATGGGCGAAGCTCAAATGATAGCACAAAAAGGCGTAAAATGGGGAAGTTACGAGCATTTAGCACTTATAGATAGTATAATGGAAAACATAAGCTACCACACAATATATACAAGCTCAAATTTAGCTGTTGAAAAAGGCAAGTATCCAACTTTTGAGGGCTCAAAATGGAGCAAAGGCATAATGCCTATCGATGTTGCAAACGAAAATGCAAAAGCCTTGGTAAATCGTGGAGGCTTGTTTGATGATGGAAGCTGCGACTGGGACAAGCTTCGCCAAAAAGTTAAAACCGACGGTATGCGCAACGGCTATCTAATGGCAATCGCCCCTACCTCAAGCATAAGCATACTTGTAGGCACTACACAAACTATCGAGCCTGTATATAAGAGAAAATGGTTTGAGCATAATCTAAGCGGCATGATACCAAATGTTGTGCCAAATTTAAGTCCTGATACTTGGCAGTACTACACGCCTGCTTACGAGCTTGATCAAAGAGTTCTTATAAAAGCCGGAGCTGTTCGTCAAAAGTGGATCGACCAGGGTCAAAGCCTAAATATCTTTATGAGCCTTGATAAGGCAAGTGGCGGATATTTAAGTGAAATTTACACACTTGCATGGGAGCTTGGACTAAAATCAACCTACTACCTTCGCTCAGAATCACCTGATAGCGAAAAGGTAAATAATGTAGCCGATCGCTCTGTTGAGTGTGAGGGATGTCAATAA
- a CDS encoding iron-sulfur cluster assembly scaffold protein: MAKDSLIGGSIWDEYSQVVQDRMNNPKFMGEITENEAKERGAKLIVADFGAESCGDAVRLYWLVDEATDTIIDAKFKSFGCGTAIASSDTMAELCIGKTVDEAVKITNIDVEKAMRDTPETPAVPPQKMHCSVMAYDVIKAAAASYKGVDPDHFEDEIIVCECARVSLGTIKEVIKLNDLKTVEEITQYTKAGAFCKSCIKPGGHEKREYYLTDILRDTRAEMEQERLKKQANAKALGDQLNFDELSVVGQLKAVEGIMDSEIRPMLMMDGGDLEVIDIQKTPEGNIDIYIRYLGACSGCASGAGGTLYAIENVLQEKLSTNIRVMPI, encoded by the coding sequence ATGGCAAAAGATAGTTTAATAGGCGGTTCGATCTGGGATGAATACTCTCAAGTCGTCCAAGACAGAATGAATAATCCAAAATTTATGGGCGAGATAACCGAAAATGAAGCAAAAGAGCGTGGCGCAAAACTTATCGTAGCCGACTTTGGTGCGGAAAGTTGCGGCGATGCGGTTCGTCTTTATTGGCTTGTAGATGAAGCAACAGATACTATTATAGATGCTAAATTTAAAAGCTTTGGTTGTGGCACAGCGATAGCTAGCTCTGACACAATGGCTGAACTTTGTATCGGTAAAACCGTAGATGAAGCGGTAAAAATAACAAATATAGATGTAGAAAAAGCTATGCGCGATACACCTGAAACTCCTGCCGTGCCACCTCAAAAGATGCACTGCTCGGTTATGGCATATGATGTTATCAAGGCTGCCGCGGCTAGCTACAAAGGTGTCGATCCTGATCATTTTGAAGATGAGATCATCGTTTGCGAATGCGCTAGAGTTAGTCTTGGAACGATTAAAGAAGTTATAAAACTAAACGATCTTAAAACAGTTGAAGAGATCACTCAATACACAAAGGCCGGGGCATTTTGTAAGTCATGCATAAAACCAGGCGGACACGAAAAACGTGAATACTACCTAACCGACATCTTACGCGACACAAGAGCCGAGATGGAGCAAGAGCGTCTTAAAAAGCAAGCTAACGCAAAAGCTTTAGGCGATCAATTAAATTTTGATGAACTAAGTGTTGTGGGTCAGCTAAAAGCCGTTGAGGGCATAATGGATAGCGAAATTCGCCCTATGCTTATGATGGACGGCGGGGATCTTGAGGTTATTGATATACAAAAAACACCAGAGGGTAACATAGATATTTACATCCGTTATCTTGGCGCATGTTCAGGCTGTGCTAGTGGTGCAGGTGGCACACTTTACGCTATAGAAAACGTTCTACAAGAAAAACTAAGCACAAATATTCGCGTAATGCCGATATGA
- a CDS encoding NifS family cysteine desulfurase yields the protein MRVYLDNNATTMVDPEAFEAMKPFFCEKYGNPNSLHKFGSETHPALRNALDQLYVGINAKDSDDIIVTSCATESNNWVIKGIYFDKIANGKRKRVVTTAVEHPAIRMTCEFLKQFGVQITIVDVNEEGIITPDQLREVMGEDVALVSVMYANNETGMIFPIKELASVAHEYGALFHTDAVQAFGKIPINVRDLDVDFMSFSAHKFHGPKGVGGLYIKDSQALSSLLHGGEHMGGRRSGTLDVAGIVGMGKALELANKFMSFENSHVKRLRDKLEDALLSLPDVSVVGRRENRVPNTILASIKGVEGEAMLWDLNRAGIAASTGSACASETLESNPIMEAIGADKELAHTALRLSLSRFNTEEEIDYAIEQIKKAVERLRGISSTFAYTPEGHVSGL from the coding sequence TTGAGAGTTTACTTAGATAATAACGCAACTACGATGGTTGATCCCGAAGCTTTTGAGGCGATGAAACCGTTTTTTTGCGAAAAATACGGCAACCCAAATTCCTTACATAAATTTGGCTCAGAAACACACCCTGCACTTCGCAATGCACTAGATCAGCTATATGTTGGGATAAACGCAAAAGACAGCGATGATATCATCGTAACTTCATGTGCGACAGAGAGTAATAACTGGGTTATAAAAGGGATATATTTTGACAAGATAGCCAATGGCAAACGTAAAAGAGTAGTAACAACCGCGGTCGAACATCCTGCTATCCGCATGACCTGTGAGTTTTTAAAACAATTTGGTGTCCAAATCACCATCGTTGATGTAAACGAAGAAGGCATCATAACGCCTGATCAACTTCGTGAAGTTATGGGCGAAGATGTGGCTTTGGTTTCGGTAATGTATGCAAACAACGAAACTGGCATGATATTTCCTATAAAAGAATTAGCTTCGGTCGCACACGAATACGGCGCACTTTTCCACACAGACGCTGTTCAGGCGTTTGGCAAAATTCCTATAAATGTTCGTGATCTTGATGTTGATTTCATGAGTTTTTCTGCTCATAAATTTCACGGTCCAAAAGGTGTTGGCGGACTTTATATAAAAGATAGCCAAGCTCTTAGCAGTCTACTTCACGGCGGAGAACACATGGGCGGTCGCAGAAGCGGAACTCTTGATGTTGCAGGTATCGTAGGTATGGGTAAAGCACTTGAACTCGCTAATAAATTTATGAGTTTTGAAAACTCTCACGTAAAAAGATTACGCGATAAACTTGAGGATGCGCTTTTAAGCCTGCCTGATGTGAGCGTTGTCGGAAGACGTGAAAACAGAGTGCCAAACACCATCCTCGCCTCTATAAAAGGCGTAGAAGGAGAAGCTATGCTTTGGGACTTAAACCGCGCCGGTATCGCTGCTTCAACAGGCTCTGCTTGCGCTAGCGAAACACTTGAAAGCAACCCGATAATGGAAGCTATCGGAGCGGATAAAGAACTTGCTCACACTGCGCTTCGCTTATCTCTTTCACGTTTTAATACCGAAGAAGAGATAGATTATGCGATCGAGCAGATCAAAAAAGCCGTAGAAAGACTAAGAGGAATTTCAAGCACATTTGCTTACACTCCAGAAGGTCACGTAAGCGGACTATAA